Proteins from one Chroococcidiopsis sp. CCMEE 29 genomic window:
- a CDS encoding Dps family protein, which yields MSEAQTLLRNYGQVHDNPLLLDHSVTAPVCEGLNIALASFQGLYLQYQKHHFVVEGAEFYMLHQFFSESYEQVQEHVHEIGERLDGLGGVPAATFSQLAQLCCFEQESEGVYPCRQMVEHDLAAEQAMISLIRRQAAQAESLGDRATRYLYETILLKTEERAFHLGHFLAHDSLTLGFMGNGTK from the coding sequence ATGTCTGAAGCTCAAACTTTACTACGCAACTACGGACAGGTTCATGACAATCCACTTTTGCTGGATCACAGCGTCACTGCACCAGTTTGTGAAGGATTAAACATTGCCTTAGCTAGCTTCCAGGGCTTGTACTTGCAGTACCAGAAGCATCATTTTGTGGTTGAAGGTGCAGAATTTTATATGCTGCATCAGTTTTTTAGCGAAAGCTACGAACAAGTCCAGGAACACGTTCATGAAATCGGAGAGCGATTGGATGGACTAGGCGGTGTCCCAGCGGCTACCTTTAGCCAACTAGCCCAATTGTGTTGCTTTGAGCAAGAATCAGAGGGTGTCTATCCCTGCCGTCAGATGGTCGAACACGACTTGGCAGCAGAGCAAGCCATGATTAGCCTGATTCGCCGCCAAGCCGCACAAGCCGAAAGCCTGGGCGATCGCGCTACACGCTATTTATACGAAACAATTCTGCTCAAAACCGAGGAAAGAGCTTTCCATCTGGGTCACTTCCTAGCTCATGACAGCCTCACCCTGGGATTCATGGGAAATGGCACGAAGTAG
- a CDS encoding Asr1405/Asl0597 family protein — protein sequence MVLKPLIFQPEVGELVQVNWADRWQVYQRLQELAIPCWCATNQPLRVHIADVTAAVQLWSVLRQFTTSRQDLVWWLERCWQDHACS from the coding sequence ATTGTCTTGAAACCGTTGATTTTTCAACCAGAAGTAGGCGAACTGGTGCAGGTGAACTGGGCAGATCGGTGGCAGGTGTATCAACGCTTGCAAGAGCTAGCTATTCCATGCTGGTGTGCCACTAACCAACCGTTGAGGGTTCACATTGCTGATGTAACAGCAGCAGTTCAACTTTGGAGTGTTTTGAGGCAGTTTACTACGTCTCGACAAGACTTAGTGTGGTGGCTAGAGCGCTGCTGGCAGGACCACGCTTGCTCGTAG
- a CDS encoding (2Fe-2S) ferredoxin domain-containing protein — MGKSQSEIVSTFSLEGRFLEFELKDGYRKYLRMATSEGECCIKLAKYLRSSFELSLTPGDWVQIVGEKKLNYKTGKLKLKAERVVPTTVSHDSTSMLVEVKPAKTKPQASILVCQKSSCMKRGGNAVCQALETALGDRGLEDRVAIKGTGCLKQCKAGPNLVVMPDKTRYSRIQADQIPELIDKHFATESQDEKQAKPREIAVVSVESLASVK, encoded by the coding sequence ATGGGTAAATCTCAAAGTGAAATCGTATCGACTTTTAGCCTTGAGGGACGCTTTCTGGAATTTGAGTTGAAAGATGGTTATCGTAAATATTTGCGGATGGCAACATCAGAAGGGGAATGTTGCATCAAACTTGCTAAATACTTACGGTCTTCATTTGAGCTAAGTTTGACCCCAGGTGATTGGGTTCAGATTGTCGGTGAAAAAAAGCTTAACTATAAAACTGGTAAGCTCAAACTGAAAGCTGAGCGAGTAGTACCTACTACGGTTAGCCATGACTCAACTAGTATGTTAGTTGAGGTCAAGCCAGCTAAAACAAAACCTCAAGCAAGTATTTTGGTGTGTCAAAAGTCTAGTTGTATGAAGCGAGGTGGTAACGCAGTTTGTCAGGCTTTGGAGACAGCTTTAGGCGATCGCGGCTTGGAAGATCGAGTTGCCATTAAAGGAACTGGTTGTCTTAAACAGTGCAAGGCGGGACCAAATTTAGTCGTGATGCCAGATAAAACCCGTTATAGCCGAATTCAAGCCGATCAAATTCCTGAATTGATTGACAAACATTTTGCTACTGAAAGCCAGGATGAGAAACAAGCAAAACCAAGGGAAATAGCAGTGGTTAGTGTCGAGAGCTTGGCTTCAGTTAAATGA
- a CDS encoding TMEM14 family protein codes for MNPSIIAAIAYGILALVGGIIGYVQAQSKASLASGSISSLLLILGGVMQLQGQAWGLILASVVTAVLVIVFVIRFAKTRKFMPAGLMVVLGLVALGVMVNQLV; via the coding sequence ATGAATCCGAGTATTATCGCCGCGATCGCCTACGGCATCTTAGCCCTTGTCGGCGGCATCATTGGTTATGTTCAAGCTCAGAGCAAAGCCTCGCTTGCTTCAGGCAGCATCAGCAGCTTACTACTAATTTTGGGCGGAGTGATGCAGTTACAAGGACAAGCTTGGGGGCTGATTTTAGCCAGTGTTGTTACTGCTGTCTTAGTAATTGTGTTTGTTATCCGGTTCGCTAAAACTCGTAAGTTTATGCCCGCGGGGTTAATGGTTGTTTTAGGTTTGGTTGCATTGGGAGTAATGGTGAATCAACTGGTTTGA
- a CDS encoding Uma2 family endonuclease, translating to MSPEVEKEITSPTVDKWDWENPPMPPTDLIFDDGEPLESNRHRIAMNVLIRSLQQAWADRQDFYTGGNMFIYYSSEQARNRDFRGPDFFAVLDVDGTRERQGWVVWEENGRYPDVIVELLSDSTAEVDKGTKKNIYERVFKTPDYFVFDPFEPNSLQGWHLDANQRYQPLMANERGWVWCQTLGFWLGTWEGTIDRETGVWLRFYDNSGNLILLPEEAAQAIAEQERQRAEQERQRAEQLAAQLRSLGIDPEA from the coding sequence ATGTCACCTGAGGTAGAAAAAGAGATAACCTCCCCGACTGTAGATAAGTGGGATTGGGAAAATCCCCCGATGCCTCCTACTGACTTGATTTTTGATGATGGTGAACCTTTGGAGAGTAACCGCCACCGCATAGCCATGAACGTCCTGATTCGGTCACTGCAGCAAGCCTGGGCTGACCGCCAGGATTTCTATACAGGCGGCAATATGTTTATTTACTATAGTAGTGAGCAAGCACGTAACAGAGATTTCCGAGGACCAGATTTCTTTGCCGTCTTAGATGTTGATGGCACGCGCGAACGGCAAGGCTGGGTGGTGTGGGAGGAGAATGGTCGTTACCCAGACGTGATTGTGGAACTGCTATCAGACTCGACTGCTGAGGTAGACAAGGGAACGAAGAAAAATATTTACGAGCGAGTCTTCAAAACACCAGATTACTTTGTCTTTGACCCCTTTGAGCCGAATTCTTTGCAAGGTTGGCATTTAGATGCGAACCAGCGCTATCAGCCCTTAATGGCAAATGAGCGAGGATGGGTTTGGTGTCAAACGTTGGGCTTTTGGTTAGGAACTTGGGAAGGCACAATAGACCGAGAGACAGGAGTATGGTTACGCTTTTACGATAACTCCGGCAATTTGATCTTGTTGCCAGAGGAAGCTGCTCAAGCTATAGCCGAACAAGAACGCCAACGTGCCGAACAAGAACGCCAACGTGCTGAACAATTGGCAGCACAATTGCGATCGCTTGGCATAGATCCAGAAGCGTGA